A portion of the Sabethes cyaneus chromosome 3, idSabCyanKW18_F2, whole genome shotgun sequence genome contains these proteins:
- the LOC128743628 gene encoding uncharacterized protein LOC128743628, protein MEHDLQDDYIEEEMLLFVDFEKFTSRDELIDQNVKIKVVGIETETPIIQVNNDLYQGSYDFALGTNVFLEEDAEAKAKADPLYSPDPPRIFKYYGQGNKVLKMQRIFVTPKTEVINVKPEPGTSQEAEQLRERERYLVTRTYEEALNLHLPEGQYPPRHIDPENNGEKIVHPKTTLTMASRSDDYGDDATDPDYVP, encoded by the coding sequence ATGGAACACGACTTGCAAGACGATTATATTGAAGAGGAAATGCTGCTGTTTGTCGATTTTGAAAAGTTTACGTCTCGAGACGAACTTATAGACCAGAACGTAAAGATAAAAGTCGTTGGAATAGAAACAGAAACCCCAATTATTCAAGTTAATAACGATCTCTACCAAGGTTCGTACGATTTTGCGCTGGGTACCAATGTGTTTCTAGAGGAAGACGCCGAAGCCAAAGCTAAAGCCGATCCTTTGTACAGCCCCGATCCTCCTAGAATATTCAAGTATTACGGACAAGGTAACAAAGTGCtgaaaatgcaacgaatatTTGTTACACCTAAAACGGAAGTTATCAATGTGAAACCTGAACCGGGCACCAGTCAAGAAGCGGAACAGTTGAGGGAGAGAGAGCGTTATCTGGTTACACGGACGTACGAAGAGGCGCTAAATCTACACCTTCCTGAGGGACAATACCCGCCGAGGCACATCGATCCGGAGAATAACGGCGAGAAAATTGTCCACCCGAAGACGACCTTGACGATGGCTAGTCGGAGTGACGATTATGGCGATGATGCCACCGATCCTGATTATGTTCCATAa